ATTACCGGTAGCAGTAAGGAGCTGCTGGAGGATGAGGTCCGCCCTCTCGTGGAGAGCTTTCTGCGGGAGCGGGGGCTGGAACTCTCAGTTGAGAAGACCAGCGTCACGCACATAGAAGACGGCTTCGACTTCCTCGGACAGAACGTCCGCAAGTACAACGGCAAACTGCTGATCAAGCCGTGCCGGAAGAACGTACAGACGTTTCTCACTAAGATCCGCAGGATCGTCAAAGCGAATCGATCGGCCACGGCGTACGCTCTGGTCTCCCAACTCAACCCGCTGATCCGGGGTTGGGCGAACTACCACCGTCACGTCGTGAGCAAGGAGATATTCTCTCGTGTGGACACCGCGATCTTCCGATCCCTCTGGCAGTGGGCGAAGAAACGCCACCCCAACAAGGGGCACCGCTGGGTCAAGGAGAAATACTTCGGGACCGTCGGCGGCTCGAACTGGCGCTTCTTCGGCGAACAGCGCGATGAGGGCGGCACCACAACAATCCAATGGCTACGCCGCGCCTCCTCGACGCGCATAACACGGCACCTGAAGGTCAAGGCTGAGGCGAATCCTAACGACCTGGCGTTTGAAGTCTACTTCGAGGAGCGCGAGAGCGCTCAATTGGGAGACGACACGCTGGGAAAGCGGAGACTTTGGCGGCTCTGGAACGAGCAGGACGGCTTATGCCCCGTCTGCGGGCAACGGTTCACCCGAAAACGCGGGTGGCGCTTGCACTATCTGGTCCCCCGAGTGCTGGGAGGACCGAACCGGAGTAACAATTGGGTGCTGGTTCATCCCGACGGCCACCGGGAGGTTCACGACCGTCGACTCTTCGTGGCGAAACCGCGTCCGCATAAGGGCGTTCAAGAGGCTCGAGCCGTGTGACGGGAAACTGTCAAGCACGGTTCCTTGAGGGGGGAGCGACGGCAACGTTTCTCCCCCACTCGACCTAAGGGATTTCGTTCGCTTCCGGTAACGTGAGCGGGCGCAACTCGCCGTGCATCACAACCGCCTCCACCTGGGCGGAACAGTTAAGTCCCTGTGGATTGAAGTGACCGTTTCTCTCTACCTGAGCACCAAACGTACGTTTTCGTTCCAATGATTGCCAGACTTCCACGTCGGCTACCTGGACGATCTTGCGCTCCCAGAGCTTGATGTCACAGAATTGTGCAAGATTAACACCCACCACCGCTACGCCACGCCAAATTTGCTGGTCCCATCGAGTATAATAGTCTCGGGATTCATAAGTCGATTAACGCGCTCTGGGCCAACGATTACCCAAAGCAAATGCTGATC
The DNA window shown above is from Armatimonadota bacterium and carries:
- the ltrA gene encoding group II intron reverse transcriptase/maturase, producing the protein MAVKRVTNNDGKNTPGVDQILWKTPERKAGAISALRQRGYSSQPLRRVYIPKENGKKRPLGIPTMRDRAMQALYLLALDPVAEVTADPNSYGFRKERSCADAIEQCFKTLCRKSFAQWVLEGDIRSCFDRISHEWLLANVPMDKAILRKWLAAGYMEEGVFYETEEGTPQGGVISPVLANFALDGLERLLSQAFPYKSGRVIRPKVHLVRYADDFIITGSSKELLEDEVRPLVESFLRERGLELSVEKTSVTHIEDGFDFLGQNVRKYNGKLLIKPCRKNVQTFLTKIRRIVKANRSATAYALVSQLNPLIRGWANYHRHVVSKEIFSRVDTAIFRSLWQWAKKRHPNKGHRWVKEKYFGTVGGSNWRFFGEQRDEGGTTTIQWLRRASSTRITRHLKVKAEANPNDLAFEVYFEERESAQLGDDTLGKRRLWRLWNEQDGLCPVCGQRFTRKRGWRLHYLVPRVLGGPNRSNNWVLVHPDGHREVHDRRLFVAKPRPHKGVQEARAV